A region of the Anolis sagrei isolate rAnoSag1 chromosome 4, rAnoSag1.mat, whole genome shotgun sequence genome:
ATGCtgaaatcccattatatataatagtttagtaaaatggcattccttttataaaatggaaaaaaaaacataagatGCTTTTGAGATGGGGGAGAGTATTTTTAAGCAGTGAATGGTGGAATCCATGATTACAGAATCTGTAGATATGGAGGATTGACGATTAACACAGCAGTTTTGAGGACTAGAGGTAGTTAGAATAGAATTAAACAGTGTTTTTCTTTAGGTCATTACAATTTTTTCTTCCATACACTAGTTTAAAAACTTGAATGTGTGACTCCTGGTTTGGTTTGAGGTGAGTTAAAATACCTAAATAGGTTGTAATTTAAGGTTTTATCATTATTGTTAAACAGTTTCTAGTGAGATATTTATACTTAGTGTAACAAGGCCAGATATTCTGAGTACAGTATAAGAAAGTCCAGCAACCCCTCTTTTTGTGTGTGATGAGATTTATAAATGCACAGTGGCATGCTGGAATAATTTTGAAAgctatatgttattatattttcttttagaaaaagTCCCTGGAGTCTATAAACTCTAGACTACAGCTGGTTATGAAAAGTGGTAAATATGTACTTGGATACAAGCAGACTCTGAAAATGATCCGGCAGGGCAAAGCCAAGCTGGTCATCTTGGCCAACAATTGTCCTGCTTTGAGGTAAGGGTGTATTTACTAAATGCTGATGTTAATGTAAACAAACAAGGcttgtttaaatttttaaatcctcaaatTGTACTGCAAGTCATTGCACAGCTACCTGGATATTAGCCCCATTGAACTCAGTAGTTTGACATGTACAGTGCGTCTGCAGCAGCTATCTATGATGTAGTGTAGGAGGATGTGAAAAGTGCTGATGTTAATGTAAACAAACCTGGAATCTAGCCCCATTGAACTCAGTAGGCATGTCAGAGTAAATGTGTTTGGAATATTTTGGTGTATCTTTCATGAAGTTTAAAATAAGTAACTGCAAATGTGGATAACTAGCACGTTACTTATTGTAGTTATTATTTTGCATGCCACTGCCACTCTAGTAAGTGTGCTTCATTTAGAGTGTCGAGAGCCTTCCTCTCTGAAGTCATAGGATATTTGCTCATAATGGAGCTGGTTATTAGTTTGTTAATTGGGGGATAGTTCTGCACCCATGTCCAACTCCCCAAGTTTTCTCCAAGAGTCAGATTGAGACTGGCTTTTTCTTTTTACTGAAAGTCAACTGGAGAAGCAATAGAAATTCAAACTTGATGGAATCATTGAAACTATTTTGTATTCTTATTTTAGAGAACTACATggaagaatttttaaaatttcttgttTCTatgctttttttactttttattttccagcattatgtagtagtagtagtttagcTGGGCCTAGTTTATATTTTTTCATTGttattaaaatgtcttttaaaaaattaaaactattaGAATTGATATCCTTTTGGAAATAATATTCTAGAGAATCACCTCTTATATGTTTAGGGAGAATGAattctaaaaacatctggggatctaaTAAAGTACAAAGATGTTTTTTCACTCTTAAATTAcagagttcaaataaaataattaagagttgGTTATAATTGACTGACTTGCTTATTGATTTAAATGCTATTGAAGAATAGTTTAGTGTGGCTGCTATGCAAAGAATTTCCACCTGTATGTTAACTTTCATATGGATTTAATTTTTAGGAAATCAGAAATTGAGTATTATGCAATGTTGGCCAAAACCGGTGTACACCACTACAGTGGCAACAATATTGAATTGGGTACAGCTTGTGGAAAGTACTACAGAGTATGTACATTGGCCATCATTGATCCAGGTACGTATGTGTGTTGTATGTGGGTTGTAGTCTTAGAAACATTTGAGATCCTTAAATGTGTTTATTCTTTCAGGATTCTTTGAAAATTGTACTGATTCCAGTACTCAGGCTTAGCTTTGATTTAGCAACATCACTTTGATGGCATAGTTATATAAGTTTTGTGGGTTTTGCTGCATCCTAAATTACTACTGTAACTTCTAGTGATGTTCTCCACAGTTCATCAATATTTTGTGACGAGTATTGTCAATATCAAATAATTTACTGGCTCAATTTTATGAGTTTTCCAGGTATTGTTCTACATGCTCCAAAACTCCCAAACATTTTTCATTGATGTCTTAATAAGTCTGTTTTTATCAGGGATTTCCTGAAACTGGCCCATGGTTTATAGAACTCAGTGGAACTGGGTAATGCTAATCCAGAACATCTGCTGTCACAGAATGTGCATTAAAGTTGTGTTAAATTCTCAATAGACATTGGCAAGTATTTAATGGCAGGTTAAATGTAATTCACCCTGCAACCCTTTTAAAGCACAAAATACATCTAACATTTTCCTGTGCAAACCCATTATATTCAAAGTATGCTTTCTaaatggggaaggcaatggcaaaccaccccagtatccttgccaagaaaactaaatggaccagtacaaccagagatatgtcggtatacCATTGGaagggcatccttgaagtgactggactgaccttgaaggagctggggttggtgacagccgacagggagctctggcgtgggctggtccatgaggtcacgaagagtcggagacgactgaacgaatgaacaacaaatgcttTCTAAATGATCACGTTATGGAATTGTGAAAACAATGCGAATATTCTCGCTGTCCTGATATTTCCGTGATCAGGGCAGGCTAGACATTCGCTATATTATTACTATGCAGTGTGTCCCCAGGGTTGGTTACTCTCCCTAGTCCTGGTTTTTAACTGCAAGTAACATGTACAGATTGTAATTTCCAACATCATGTACCACCTGGAATAATTTGAAATCATACTTAAAAATCTACCAGTGTTTTGAAAATacatgaaaatatttttgtataaaaGAAAGGATGTAAGTTCGCGCTAGTATTGTCTTTACATTCAAGTTTTAGACCTCTTCGTCATGGAACTCGCTTTTGCTTTAAAGCCACTGATGCTGATATTTTTATTCTTCCCAA
Encoded here:
- the RPL30 gene encoding large ribosomal subunit protein eL30 yields the protein MVAAKKTKKSLESINSRLQLVMKSGKYVLGYKQTLKMIRQGKAKLVILANNCPALRKSEIEYYAMLAKTGVHHYSGNNIELGTACGKYYRVCTLAIIDPGDSDIIRSMPEQTAEK